The genomic segment CGTTCCAGTTCAGGTACAGGGGGAGGACATATTCCCTCAGATCGCCGAGCACCAGCGGCTCCACTTCAAGGACGCATTCGAGGAAAAGCCTGCGAGCCTCGTGCCGGGGGGCTTCCGCCACTCCCGGCTTCCAGAACTCCCCGCCGCCGAAGGAGAGCTTGCCCGGCTCCCTGCGCCTTTTTCCGCCCGCGTCCGCCATTGTATTGTCTCCCCGGTCTGCCCTGACCCGAGGGGCTTAACATGCAAACCCGCGCAGCCCGTGGCAAGGAGTAGCGAGGCGGATATTTTGTGCCCACCTTTTTCTCTTGCGCCCCGTCTTGCCCCGTTTCCGGGCCTTTAGAGCGCATTTAGACGCCCGTGTGCGGGGTTAGAGTTTCGCCGTCGTTTTGATCCGCTCCCAGACTTCTCGCCACTTTTGACCCCATGGCCCTCCGGCACGTTGCCGGGGGGCTTTTCCTTTGGCGCTCTGGCGCGAGCTGATTGCAATACGCCCGCCTCCGCCTAGAGTACCGCGCGGGGAGCAGGACCCCCGCAGGCTTCCATGACAGGCACATCCGCAGTTGAAGCTTCCTCCGCCGCTGCCCGGCGGCGCGCCCGCGCGCTTTCGGTGGGTGAGGGGATGTTGCAGGCCTGCATGGTGGGCTTTTCCGAGAGCTATCTCGGGGCCTTCGCCGTTCAGCTCGGCCACGGCGATGCCGCGCTCGCATTGCTCACCACGTTGCCGCTCTTCGTGGGCGGCTTTGCCCAGATCCTCTCGGGGCCCTGCGCCTCGCTGCTCGGCAGCTACAAGCGCCTGGTTCTGGTGGGCGCCGCCGCGCAGACGCTCAGCCACCTTGCCTTCATCGCCATCGCGCACACCGGTGACACGCGCCTGTGGCCGCTGCTGGTCGCGAAGATTCTCTTCTGGGGATCGGGCTCGCTTATCACGCCGGCTTGGGGCGCGTGGATGGGCGAGCTGACCGAGGACACGCGGCAGGCCCGCTATTTCGCATGGCGCTCGGGCGCGGCGCAGCTCGCGTTGCTTGCCTCCTTCAGCGCCGCGGGCGTCGTGCTCCATGGGGGAGAGGCGCGCGGCACGACGCTGGCAGCCTTTGCGCTTCTGCTCTCGCTGGGCTTTCTCTCGCGTCTTTTGAGTCTTGGCGTCTTTGCGCTGCAACTAGGCGACACCCATCCGATTCCCTGGCGCGGACTGGGCACGCGCATGCGGCTGGCGGTTCGCTCGGGAAGCTGGCGCATTCCGATTTTTATGGGCGCGCTCATGTTCGGGGCCCAGCTCTCCGTGCCCTTCTTCACGCCCTACATGTTGCGCGTGCTGCGCCTGGACTTCGGGGCCTTTGCGGTGCTCACGGCAACCGCCATCGGTGCCAAGATGATCGTGTTCCCGCTCTACCATCCCATTGCAGAGCGCGTGGGGCTTCGCTCGGTGTTGCTCTTTGCCGGCATGGGCGCGGTGGCAACGCCCGTGGCCTGGGCCTTTGCGCCAGGCTACGGCGCGCTGCTTGCCGCGCAGGTCCTCAGCGGCGCGGCCTGGGGCGGCGTGGAGTTCGCCAGCTTCCAGCTCCTGCTCGGCGCGGCCGGGCGCGAGTGTCGCGGCGAGTTCCTCTCGCTGGCCAATGCGCTCTCGGGCACGCTCCAGCTTGCGGGCGCAGTGATCGGCGGCGGGCTTCTCACCCAGCTCGACCTGGAATACCAGCAGGTCTTTCTCGTCTCCTCGGCCTTCCGCGCGGCGGCGCTGCTGGTACTCGTCCTCTCGGTGCGGGCCATCGAAATCCCGATGCGCCTGCCGCGCCTGATCTGGCGCGCCCGCACGGTGCGTCCCACCACCGGCGCCGTGCGCGAACCGGTCCTGCAGGAACTGATTCCCGAAGAGGGCGGCAGGGAAGCGCGTTAGCCCGGCTGGTGCGATGAGAGCGATTGCTGCTTCTCGCTGCAGTGGCATCCTAATAAAGACACATTGTTCCGCCGGCCCATGCGGCTAGACTGGGGACATCCCGTAGAGTCCCCACAGGGCCGGAGCAAGCGTTCGTGGCAGAGGGCGGAAACAGCAGGTGGCCGGCCGGAAAGGTCGGCAACCCACTGGAGTGGAGCGACCCGCTTCGCTGCCTGGTGGTGGCGCTCATTACCATTCCCTATCCCTTTCTCAATGCGGCCGAGCTGGGCGCGGTGGGAGCCGAACCCTCGCGCGCGCCGTTCATCGATCCCGCGGCGATCCCGATGTTCGTGCAGAGCCAGCTCTACTCCGGGTATCTGTGGCTCGTATTGATCGTCGTGTGTCTGGTCGCGCTCTGGCGCGGCGTGAAAGAGAGCCGCGCGCTTGTTCTGGTGACGGCGCTACTCTTCGGCTCCGGGCAGGGCGTTCTCATCTACTTTCTTGGAACGCTCACCACGCCGGCGATGGTGACCTTCCTGGGCTCGACCCTTGCCGCGGCAGTGTGGCTCGGCGTTGGGGCGGCGGTCCTGGGCATGGGCAGCGGCGCGATCATTTTGATCGGTACGACGATTGCCGAGAACGCAGGGGCCATTCCCTACGGCCCGCTCGTTCGGGCGGCGCCCTTCGCCGATGGGCAGCTTCATCCGTGGTGGTTGCGCATCGTGGGTTTGACCAGCGTGGGCTACACCGTGGGGACGCTCGCGATGATCGGGCTGGTTCTCTATCTGTGGAAAAAACGCGAGCGCGAGCTCGCGGACGCGAACGCAGCGCTGCTGCGAAACGCTGAAACAAAGGACCGCTTCGTCGCGACGGTCTCCCACGAATTGCGCACCCCGCTCACTTCGATTCTCGGCTCGCTGCGGCTGATGCAAATGAAACACGACCGCGGCGAGAGCGAGGACGACGCCGAGATTCTCAGCATCGCCGCGCGCGGGACCGACCGGCTGGTGCGGCTGGTCGGCGATCTGCTGGATATCCGCACGCTCGAGTCCGGGCATCTCACGCGCGCGCTTGTACCCACGGACCTGGTCGCGCTCACGCGGCAGGTGCGTGACGAGCTCCGACCGCTCGCGCAGTCGTGCGGGGTGGAGGTGGAACTGACCGTCGTGCCCGGCGCGGAAGGCAACTACCTGGCCGATCCCGACCGGCTCATGCAGGTTCTCTGGAACCTGCTCGACAACGCGATCAAGTATTCGCCCGAGGGCGGCCGCGTGGGCGTGGCGCTCTATGCGCTTCCCCGCGGCGGCGTGGCCCTGCGGGTCGAGGACCAGGGGCCGGGCATTCCCCCGGGCGCCGGCGAGGAAATCTTCGAGCCCTTCTACCGGGCCGGCGAGCTGAGCACGAACCCTGGTTCGGGGCTCGGCCTGTCCATCGTCAAGACCATCGCC from the Chrysiogenia bacterium genome contains:
- a CDS encoding HAMP domain-containing histidine kinase; the protein is MAEGGNSRWPAGKVGNPLEWSDPLRCLVVALITIPYPFLNAAELGAVGAEPSRAPFIDPAAIPMFVQSQLYSGYLWLVLIVVCLVALWRGVKESRALVLVTALLFGSGQGVLIYFLGTLTTPAMVTFLGSTLAAAVWLGVGAAVLGMGSGAIILIGTTIAENAGAIPYGPLVRAAPFADGQLHPWWLRIVGLTSVGYTVGTLAMIGLVLYLWKKRERELADANAALLRNAETKDRFVATVSHELRTPLTSILGSLRLMQMKHDRGESEDDAEILSIAARGTDRLVRLVGDLLDIRTLESGHLTRALVPTDLVALTRQVRDELRPLAQSCGVEVELTVVPGAEGNYLADPDRLMQVLWNLLDNAIKYSPEGGRVGVALYALPRGGVALRVEDQGPGIPPGAGEEIFEPFYRAGELSTNPGSGLGLSIVKTIAEAHGGRVRAENRPEGGARFVVELPLKHAD